The Impatiens glandulifera chromosome 3, dImpGla2.1, whole genome shotgun sequence genome contains a region encoding:
- the LOC124932177 gene encoding cold-regulated protein 27-like isoform X2 gives MDNTINEPSPPTFAPSNLLALTVDSLGSRHGTMKDEDAAAAISGESKSMSLSTEWTDEKHSLYLDSMEASFVQQLYTNNFIGLSTLEKKEQSKASSSSSSYKPFGRQFKVLRDGQWGRIDFERNNNGKRQTEVEEDGAALLLMNPWIRHFRSGRSQTAADNSRKEGILAEGSSSSSSCIAAESRTEMTDQNFGDEDDGNIQAEEVHEEEMVKAKRIRTWAIASRRKKDKVKLKNKML, from the exons ATGGATAACACGATCAACGAACCATCTCCCCCTACGTTTGCCCCGAGCAATTTGTTGGCGCTTACAGTTGACTCTCTTGGCTCCAGACACGGTACGATGAAG GATGAGGATGCTGCTGCTGCCATATCTGGAGAGTCCAAGTCCATGTCCCTGTCGACAGAATGGACAGATGAAAAACATAGCTTGTACTTGGATTCTATGGAAGCTTCGTTTGTTCAGCAATTGtatactaataattttattggcTTGAGTACTCTTGAGAAGAAGGAGCAGTCCAaagcctcctcttcttcttcttcttataagCCATTTGGCCGGCAG TTCAAGGTTCTCCGAGATGGTCAATGGGGCAGAATAGATTTTGAGAGAAATAACAATGGGAAAAGGCAGACAGAAGTAGAAGAAGATGGTGCTGCTCTTCTGTTAATGAATCCATGGATACGTCATTTTAGGTCTGGAAGGAGTCAAACCGCGGCTGATAATTCAAGAAAGGAGGGTATATTAGCAGAGggctcttcttcctcctcctcgtGTATAGCAGCAGAGAGCAGGACAG AGATGACAGACCAGAATTTCGGGGATGAAGACGACGGAAACATTCAAGCAGAAGAAGTGCATGAGGAGGAGATGGTTAAGGCAAAAAGGATTAGAACATGGGCCATTGCTTCTCGGAGGAAGAAGGATAaagtaaaactaaaaaataaaatgctcTAA
- the LOC124932177 gene encoding cold-regulated protein 27-like isoform X1, translating into MDNTINEPSPPTFAPSNLLALTVDSLGSRHGTMKQDEDAAAAISGESKSMSLSTEWTDEKHSLYLDSMEASFVQQLYTNNFIGLSTLEKKEQSKASSSSSSYKPFGRQFKVLRDGQWGRIDFERNNNGKRQTEVEEDGAALLLMNPWIRHFRSGRSQTAADNSRKEGILAEGSSSSSSCIAAESRTEMTDQNFGDEDDGNIQAEEVHEEEMVKAKRIRTWAIASRRKKDKVKLKNKML; encoded by the exons ATGGATAACACGATCAACGAACCATCTCCCCCTACGTTTGCCCCGAGCAATTTGTTGGCGCTTACAGTTGACTCTCTTGGCTCCAGACACGGTACGATGAAG CAGGATGAGGATGCTGCTGCTGCCATATCTGGAGAGTCCAAGTCCATGTCCCTGTCGACAGAATGGACAGATGAAAAACATAGCTTGTACTTGGATTCTATGGAAGCTTCGTTTGTTCAGCAATTGtatactaataattttattggcTTGAGTACTCTTGAGAAGAAGGAGCAGTCCAaagcctcctcttcttcttcttcttataagCCATTTGGCCGGCAG TTCAAGGTTCTCCGAGATGGTCAATGGGGCAGAATAGATTTTGAGAGAAATAACAATGGGAAAAGGCAGACAGAAGTAGAAGAAGATGGTGCTGCTCTTCTGTTAATGAATCCATGGATACGTCATTTTAGGTCTGGAAGGAGTCAAACCGCGGCTGATAATTCAAGAAAGGAGGGTATATTAGCAGAGggctcttcttcctcctcctcgtGTATAGCAGCAGAGAGCAGGACAG AGATGACAGACCAGAATTTCGGGGATGAAGACGACGGAAACATTCAAGCAGAAGAAGTGCATGAGGAGGAGATGGTTAAGGCAAAAAGGATTAGAACATGGGCCATTGCTTCTCGGAGGAAGAAGGATAaagtaaaactaaaaaataaaatgctcTAA
- the LOC124929261 gene encoding protein WEAK CHLOROPLAST MOVEMENT UNDER BLUE LIGHT 1-like translates to MSEETFALPSLSFSSDDNNKNVEHNKGAEALIDQQDKSGPLVEESQRAPPLISAIDTLEPGKEIVSNISTTTSNGFPNSVLQILEEGNATPPPPTTTTGFHDKSHPSISTPTPTTLDESKGADVLKSVQSISHDVKEEKPNNDASSRPPTTSREIIKEVDHARQSSLDERVLAKTLDDPDDRRHNLPSSSSTSNAPHQLKKVVQRAVPNYRGLIDTASPIESVKEAVSKFGGIVDWKAHKVQTVEKRKVIENELEKVQNEIPIYKKQAQDAEEAKDRVSKELESTKRLIEELKLNLEKSQMEEHQAKQDAQLARLRVQEMEQGVADESSVAAKAQLEVAQGRHATAISDLKSVTDELQQLSQDYSLLLTEKDLAIKKSDEALSAAREVEKTVEDLTIQLITSKESLESAHTALLEAEEHRIGTSMAIDQDTLYWEKELNQTDLQLHKLNQQILSARDLNSKLHSASDLLAALKAELSAYMESKINNTHEQAVALAVQKDHLEQVKQNIEKSTTEVNILKLAASSLKAELEKENSTLATIKQREGMASVAVASLEAELKRMRSEIAVIQTKEKEAREKMVELPKMLQESALEADQAKLLAVEAREKMQKAKEEAEQTKAAASTIKSRLLAAEKEIEASRASEKLALAAINALKESEESAQTVKQTNGVTVSLEEYYELSKRAHEAEQQANSRVTNAVSQIEVAKESELQTLRKMEEVNVQLCAQRESLKVALEKAEKSKERKLGVEQELRKWRAEHEERRRKAAGLDNQFSKSSMDEKIEGNSFIHASHPTQRTTSLVKVPASDQSQAETTDDVKVSSTKKKKKSFFPRIFMFLTRKKTSSKT, encoded by the exons ATGTCTGAGGAAACTTTTGCACTACCTTCATTATCCTTCTCCTctgatgataataataaaaatgttgaaCATAATAAAGGAGCAGAGGCCTTAATAGACCAACAAGATAAAAGTGGGCCTTTGGTCGAGGAGTCCCAAAGGGCTCCTCCTCTGATCAGTGCCATCGATACACTTGAACCTGGAAAGGAAATAGTTTCAAATATCAGCACAACAACTTCCAATGGATTTCCAAACTCAGTGCTTCAGATATTAGAAGAGGGAAATGCAACTCCTCCTCCTCCTACCACTACTACCGGGTTTCATGATAAATCCCATCCATCAATATCAACACCAACACCAACAACTTTGGATGAATCAAAAGGAGCAGATGTCTTGAAATCTGTTCAATCAATATCTCATGATGTAAAAGAAGAAAAGCCTAATAATGATGCTAGTAGTAGACCACCCACAACCAGCAGAGAAATTATAAAAGAAGTTGATCATGCCAGACAATCCAGTTTGGACGAGAGGGTCTTGGCTAAAACATTGGATGACCCAGATGACCGTCGCCACaatcttccttcttcttcttctacttctaATGCTCCTCATCAACTCAAGAAGGTTGTTCAGAGGGCTGTTCCAAACTACAGAGGTTTAATTGACACTGCCTCACCTATTGAATCTGTTAAAGAGGCTGTTTCCAAGTTTGGTGGAATTGTTGATTGGAAGGCCCATAAAGTTCAGACTGTAGAG AAGCGTAAGGTCATTGAAAATGAACTGGAGAAAGTGCAGAATGAAATCCCTATTTACAAAAAACAAGCTCAGGATGCTGAAGAGGCGAAAGACCGAGTCTCCAAGGAACTGGAATCAACCAAGAGACTAATAGAAGAACTGAAACTCAACCTTGAGAAATCCCAAATGGAAGAACATCAAGCAAAGCAGGATGCTCAACTGGCCAGGCTGAGGGTGCAGGAGATGGAGCAAGGTGTTGCCGACGAGTCCAGTGTGGCTGCAAAGGCCCAGCTCGAGGTGGCCCAAGGCCGCCATGCTACCGCCATCTCTGACCTTAAATCTGTTACAGATGAGCTCCAACAACTTTCTCAAGACTATTCTTTGCTCCTCACCGAGAAAGACTTGGCCATTAAGAAATCAGACGAGGCTCTTTCTGCTGCAAGGGAAGTCGAAAAGACAGTTGAGGACCTCACTATTCAGCTAATCACCTCCAAAGAATCTTTGGAGTCTGCACATACTGCCCTTCTGGAAGCTGAGGAGCACAGAATTGGAACTTCCATGGCAATAGACCAAGATACTCTATATTGGGAAAAGGAACTCAATCAGACAGACCTCCAGTTACACAAATTAAACCAACAGATACTTTCCGCAAGGGACCTTAACTCAAAGTTACACTCAGCTTCCGATCTCTTGGCCGCCTTAAAAGCAGAATTATCAGCTTATATGGAATCAAAAATCAACAATACACATGAACAAGCGGTTGCATTGGCCGTCCAGAAGGATCATCTTGAACAAGTGAAGCAAAACATAGAGAAATCCACAACCGAAGTGAATATCTTGAAGCTAGCTGCTTCATCCTTAAAAGCGGAGCTTGAAAAGGAAAATTCAACCCTTGCCACCATTAAGCAGAGAGAAGGAATGGCGTCGGTTGCAGTTGCATCTCTGGAAGCAGAGCTGAAGAGGATGAGATCTGAAATCGCCGTCATCCAGACGAAGGAGAAGGAAGCGAGAGAGAAGATGGTGGAACTTCCGAAGATGCTGCAAGAGTCGGCTCTAGAAGCTGATCAGGCCAAATTGCTGGCTGTAGAAGCAAGGGAGAAAATGCAGAAAGCAAAGGAAGAAGCAGAGCAAACAAAGGCAGCAGCCAGCACTATCAAAAGTAGACTGCTTGCTGCTGAGAAGGAAATTGAGGCTTCGAGGGCTTCTGAGAAGTTGGCTCTAGCAGCGATCAACGCCTTAAAAGAGAGCGAGGAGTCAGCACAAACAGTGAAGCAGACGAATGGAGTGACAGTTTCGCTCGAGGAATACTATGAGCTTAGTAAGCGGGCACATGAGGCAGAGCAACAGGCGAATTCAAGGGTGACAAATGCAGTCTCCCAAATAGAGGTAGCCAAGGAATCTGAGTTGCAAACATTAAGGAAAATGGAAGAAGTTAATGTTCAACTTTGTGCTCAGAGAGAATCTCTGAAAGTAGCATTGGAGAAGGCTGAGAAATCCAAGGAAAGGAAGTTGGGGGTGGAGCAGGAGTTGAGGAAATGGAGGGCAGAGCATGAGGAACGACGACGAAAAGCTGCTGGTCTAGATAATCAGTTTAGTAAGAGCAGCATGGATGAGAAAATAGAAGGAAACAGCTTTATTCATGCGTCGCATCCAACCCAGAGGACCACAAGCTTGGTTAAGGTACCAGCATCAGACCAGAGTCAGGCTGAAACAACAGATGATGTGAAAGTCAGTAGtactaagaagaagaagaaatcgtTTTTTCCACGTATCTTCATGTTCTTGACGAGAAAGAAGACATCAAGCAAGACATGA